The Leucobacter sp. UCMA 4100 genome window below encodes:
- a CDS encoding MFS transporter, giving the protein MPSPDHAPRPHASLRSAWLPMTGLAAVFLVEMLDNSILNVALPSIGRELGASTAALQWITLTYSVVFGGLMIALGGLADRFGRRRMMFVGLTILATASLSVLLVTEVWQLIAIRAVTGVAAAMTAPGSMALAFRLFATDELRVRGMNIIATVGLVGMAVGPVAGGMILAIAPWQALLAMNAPIALLAFAAIAKGIAADRPADLHRAPIDITGSLLGTAAIMGVMLVPTAFTEAGAASPLPWVTVAGSAIAAVLFVVRERSATHPIIELELIARPLVASGLLFKAAASLAVGALGYLVTLHLQLSLGWSPAQAALGMLPQVVVLIAGGALVTPLVAHVGMTQAARYASTLIVAGLAVYGLLGTRSYLWIALALTLVALGMRVVAVVAGTNVMRGLPENRTSVGAALADTAGQVGTAVGLALAGTTLTALFAGSLAASSWSPDQYAEFDTAVTVAGAVLAAVTALLVGAGLWLSRKSER; this is encoded by the coding sequence GTGCCCTCACCCGACCACGCCCCACGCCCGCACGCCTCGCTGCGATCAGCATGGCTGCCCATGACCGGCCTCGCTGCCGTGTTTCTCGTCGAGATGCTCGACAACTCCATCTTGAACGTTGCCCTGCCGTCGATCGGCCGCGAGCTGGGCGCCTCGACCGCGGCCCTGCAGTGGATCACCCTCACCTATAGCGTCGTGTTCGGCGGTCTCATGATTGCGCTTGGCGGCCTTGCCGATCGCTTCGGACGCCGCCGCATGATGTTCGTTGGCCTCACCATCTTGGCCACAGCGAGCCTCTCGGTGCTGCTCGTCACCGAGGTGTGGCAGCTCATCGCGATTCGCGCGGTGACGGGCGTTGCGGCCGCAATGACCGCTCCCGGCTCGATGGCTCTCGCTTTTCGCCTCTTCGCCACCGACGAGCTGCGCGTGCGCGGCATGAACATCATCGCGACGGTGGGCCTCGTCGGCATGGCCGTCGGCCCCGTCGCCGGCGGAATGATACTCGCAATTGCCCCGTGGCAAGCCCTGCTCGCGATGAACGCGCCGATCGCGCTGCTCGCGTTCGCCGCGATCGCGAAGGGAATAGCGGCGGATCGCCCAGCCGATCTGCACCGCGCCCCCATCGACATCACCGGTTCGCTGCTCGGCACCGCCGCGATCATGGGCGTCATGCTCGTGCCCACCGCCTTCACCGAGGCGGGCGCTGCCTCGCCGCTGCCATGGGTGACCGTCGCGGGGTCTGCCATAGCCGCCGTACTCTTCGTCGTGCGCGAGCGCAGTGCCACGCACCCGATCATCGAGCTCGAGCTCATCGCGCGCCCCCTCGTCGCGAGCGGGCTGCTCTTTAAGGCGGCCGCCTCGCTCGCGGTGGGCGCGCTCGGCTATCTCGTGACGCTGCACCTGCAACTCTCGCTCGGTTGGAGCCCAGCGCAGGCCGCCCTCGGCATGCTGCCCCAGGTCGTCGTGCTCATCGCGGGCGGCGCTCTCGTCACCCCGCTCGTCGCCCACGTCGGCATGACCCAGGCTGCCCGCTACGCCTCGACGCTCATCGTCGCGGGCCTCGCCGTGTACGGTCTGCTCGGCACCCGCTCATACCTGTGGATCGCGCTCGCGCTCACCCTCGTCGCCTTAGGCATGCGCGTCGTCGCGGTCGTTGCCGGAACGAATGTGATGCGCGGCCTGCCCGAAAACCGCACGAGCGTCGGGGCGGCGCTCGCCGACACTGCCGGCCAGGTGGGCACCGCTGTGGGCCTCGCCCTCGCGGGCACGACCCTCACGGCACTCTTCGCAGGTTCCCTTGCCGCCTCATCGTGGAGCCCCGACCAGTATGCCGAGTTCGACACCGCGGTCACGGTGGCTGGCGCGGTGCTGGCAGCCGTGACCGCCCTGCTCGTGGGTGCGGGACTGTGGCTTTCGCGAAAGAGTGAGCGGTGA
- a CDS encoding ABC transporter permease yields the protein MPKYLLNRLWQSALTLVLASIVVFVGIRMIPGDPALAMAGEEADPEMIAATREKLGLDKPIIVQYFAFIANMFRGDFGNSVRTGAPVSDLIGATLPVTLWLATYAIVIAVIVGVLAGVIAERFRGRWPEWIANIFAIVGLSVPNFWLGILAIMYLSVMLGWFPASGYVPVLNNPITGLYYLTLPAIILGISLAAVIMRQTRASMIESMGSDYVRTARAKGLGRFRILFRYGLRNSLIVVMTIVGLQLGGLISGAVVTERIFGLPGFGKLTLDAVFTRDYPVIQAVVLVVTLAYIVINLAVDVLYSVLNPRIRVGGRK from the coding sequence ATGCCCAAATACCTGCTCAACCGACTGTGGCAGTCGGCCCTCACCCTCGTGCTCGCCTCGATCGTCGTGTTCGTTGGCATTCGCATGATTCCGGGCGACCCGGCGCTCGCGATGGCGGGCGAAGAGGCCGACCCCGAGATGATCGCGGCAACCCGCGAGAAGCTCGGCCTCGATAAGCCGATCATCGTGCAGTACTTCGCGTTCATCGCCAACATGTTTCGTGGCGACTTCGGCAACTCGGTGCGCACCGGCGCACCCGTGAGCGACCTCATCGGGGCGACGCTGCCGGTGACCCTCTGGCTCGCGACCTACGCGATCGTCATCGCCGTGATCGTCGGCGTGCTCGCCGGCGTCATCGCCGAGCGTTTTCGCGGCCGCTGGCCCGAGTGGATCGCGAACATCTTCGCCATCGTTGGCCTGTCAGTGCCGAACTTCTGGCTCGGTATTCTCGCGATCATGTACCTCTCGGTCATGCTCGGCTGGTTCCCCGCGTCGGGCTACGTTCCGGTGCTCAATAACCCGATCACGGGGCTCTATTACCTGACGCTGCCCGCGATCATTCTTGGCATCAGCCTCGCCGCGGTCATCATGCGCCAAACGCGCGCCTCGATGATCGAGTCGATGGGCTCTGACTACGTGCGCACCGCCCGCGCGAAGGGCCTCGGCCGCTTTCGCATTCTGTTCAGGTACGGCCTGCGCAACTCGCTCATCGTCGTCATGACGATCGTGGGCCTGCAGCTTGGCGGCCTCATCTCTGGTGCGGTCGTGACCGAGCGCATCTTCGGCTTGCCGGGCTTCGGCAAGCTCACCCTCGACGCGGTGTTCACCCGCGACTACCCGGTCATTCAGGCCGTCGTGCTCGTCGTGACCCTCGCGTACATTGTGATTAACCTCGCCGTAGACGTGCTCTACTCGGTCTTAAACCCCCGCATTCGCGTGGGAGGGAGGAAGTAA
- a CDS encoding ABC transporter permease: MASKSSRTGMSQAMPPSTAALALTDDLGSDRGRIWRSLKRSPLGLAGGVLLVIVLIVAVFAPLLAPYDPAEVHFDTPFQVPGTVGFALGTDDLGRDILSRILYGTQASVQVGLLSVALAIVVGAPLGLLAGYWRWLDAIVSRLTDVMLAFPFLIIAVGLAAINGASLGNAAIALGIAQIPTMIRVVRAETFRVKELDFVMNAKAMSAKPFRILGGHVLPNITSAIIVQATVIIPVAVIGEAILSFLGLGIQPPGSSLGIMLSDAQQYIFRAPSAAVFPGLAIMIICLAFNLFGDALRDALDPSSARK, encoded by the coding sequence ATGGCCTCGAAATCTTCACGCACTGGCATGAGCCAGGCCATGCCCCCGAGCACCGCGGCGCTCGCACTCACCGACGATCTCGGTTCAGATCGCGGCCGCATCTGGCGTTCGCTCAAGCGCAGCCCCCTCGGCCTCGCCGGCGGCGTGCTACTCGTCATCGTGCTCATCGTCGCGGTGTTCGCGCCTCTGCTCGCGCCCTATGACCCGGCAGAGGTGCACTTCGACACCCCGTTCCAGGTACCAGGAACCGTCGGCTTCGCGCTTGGAACCGACGACCTCGGCCGCGACATTCTCTCGCGTATTCTCTACGGAACCCAGGCCTCGGTGCAGGTGGGGCTGCTCTCGGTCGCCCTCGCCATCGTCGTCGGCGCACCCCTCGGGCTGCTCGCCGGCTACTGGCGCTGGCTCGACGCGATCGTCTCGCGTCTGACCGACGTCATGCTCGCCTTCCCCTTCCTCATCATCGCCGTCGGCCTCGCCGCCATTAACGGCGCCAGCCTCGGCAATGCAGCGATCGCGCTCGGTATTGCGCAGATACCCACGATGATCCGCGTCGTTCGTGCCGAAACCTTCAGGGTCAAAGAGCTCGACTTCGTCATGAACGCGAAGGCCATGAGCGCGAAGCCGTTCCGCATTCTCGGCGGGCACGTCTTGCCGAACATCACCTCGGCGATCATCGTGCAGGCCACCGTGATCATTCCCGTCGCCGTCATTGGCGAGGCCATTCTCTCGTTCCTGGGCCTCGGCATTCAGCCTCCCGGGTCGAGCCTCGGCATCATGCTCTCTGACGCGCAGCAGTACATCTTCCGCGCACCCAGCGCGGCCGTCTTCCCCGGCCTCGCCATCATGATCATTTGCCTCGCTTTCAACCTTTTTGGCGACGCCCTTCGTGACGCGCTCGATCCGTCGAGCGCGAGAAAGTAA
- a CDS encoding gamma-glutamyltransferase family protein, producing MSFTPPAEFTTRPTLNGSFGMSASTHWLATASAQAVLERGGNAFDAAVAGAFVLHVVEPHLNGPGGDMTGVFFDASDEQGPRVLMGQGPAPAGATAEHYLGEGLELVPGSGALATAVPAAVDAWLLLLEEHGTWELGDVLAFAIGYARDGHAALPRVSTTIESVRELFLEHWPSSAALWLEDGEAPKPGAIIRNEAYARTLDRLVAAGTELGEGASREERIEAARSAWGEGFVAEAAAEFVKAPHRHSSGTDHAGVITRDDFAAFRASTEDAVTIEFRGYTIAKTGAWGQGPALLQTLQILAGFDDHEIDPSTAEGAHRIIEAQKLAYADREAYYGDHEVPLDVLLSEEYAGARRSLITDDASAEYRPGIVPGLTPFAPPLRTEYQPPALAAGERIAGVGEPTVQKTGVTKGDTCHIDVVDRFGNMISATPSGGWLQSSPVIPELGFCLGSRLQMTWLEAGGPSSLTPGKRPRTTLTPTLVLKDGEPVMALGSPGGDQQDQWQLLFLLRVIVGGYTMQEAIDAPALHTTSIPESFWPRTWTPGGMVVEDRLGTEVIERLEAMGHKVTRAGDWALGRLSSVGRNPETGELQAAANPRGAQGYAAGR from the coding sequence ATGAGTTTCACCCCACCCGCTGAATTCACCACCCGCCCGACGCTCAACGGCTCGTTTGGCATGAGCGCCTCAACGCACTGGCTCGCGACCGCATCGGCGCAGGCCGTGCTCGAGCGCGGCGGCAACGCCTTTGACGCTGCCGTCGCAGGTGCCTTCGTGCTGCACGTCGTCGAGCCCCACTTGAACGGCCCCGGCGGCGACATGACCGGCGTCTTCTTCGACGCGAGCGACGAGCAGGGCCCGCGCGTGCTCATGGGCCAGGGCCCCGCACCCGCTGGCGCGACCGCCGAGCACTACCTCGGCGAGGGCCTCGAGCTCGTTCCCGGATCGGGCGCCCTCGCGACCGCGGTGCCCGCCGCTGTCGACGCCTGGCTGCTGCTGCTCGAAGAGCACGGCACCTGGGAGCTCGGCGACGTGCTCGCCTTTGCGATCGGCTACGCCCGCGACGGCCACGCCGCCCTGCCCCGCGTGAGCACCACGATCGAGAGCGTGCGCGAGCTGTTTCTCGAGCACTGGCCGAGCTCGGCAGCGCTGTGGCTCGAAGACGGTGAGGCACCGAAGCCCGGCGCGATCATTCGCAATGAGGCCTACGCCCGCACGCTCGACCGCCTCGTCGCCGCCGGCACCGAGCTCGGTGAGGGCGCGAGCCGTGAAGAGCGTATCGAGGCAGCACGCAGCGCCTGGGGCGAGGGTTTCGTCGCCGAGGCCGCTGCCGAGTTCGTGAAGGCCCCGCACCGCCACTCATCGGGCACCGACCACGCGGGCGTCATCACGCGCGACGACTTCGCGGCCTTCAGGGCCTCGACCGAAGACGCCGTGACGATCGAGTTTCGCGGCTACACGATCGCCAAGACGGGCGCGTGGGGCCAGGGCCCGGCGCTCCTGCAGACCCTGCAGATTCTCGCGGGCTTCGACGACCACGAGATCGACCCCTCGACCGCCGAGGGGGCGCACCGCATCATCGAGGCGCAAAAGCTCGCCTACGCCGACCGCGAGGCTTACTACGGCGATCACGAGGTTCCGCTCGACGTGCTGCTCTCTGAGGAGTACGCGGGCGCACGCCGCAGCCTCATCACCGACGACGCCTCGGCCGAGTACCGCCCCGGCATCGTGCCGGGTCTCACCCCCTTCGCGCCCCCGCTTCGCACCGAGTACCAGCCACCTGCCCTCGCGGCCGGCGAGCGCATCGCTGGCGTCGGCGAGCCGACCGTGCAAAAGACCGGCGTGACGAAGGGCGACACCTGCCACATCGACGTCGTTGACCGCTTCGGCAACATGATCTCGGCGACCCCGTCTGGCGGCTGGCTGCAGTCGTCACCCGTGATTCCCGAGCTCGGCTTCTGCCTCGGCTCACGCCTGCAGATGACCTGGCTTGAGGCGGGCGGCCCCTCGTCGCTCACCCCGGGCAAGCGCCCCCGCACGACGCTCACCCCGACGCTCGTGCTCAAAGACGGCGAGCCCGTCATGGCGCTCGGTTCGCCCGGCGGCGACCAGCAAGACCAGTGGCAGCTGCTTTTCTTGCTGCGCGTGATCGTGGGCGGCTACACGATGCAAGAGGCCATCGACGCCCCCGCCCTGCACACCACCTCGATTCCCGAGTCGTTCTGGCCCCGTACCTGGACCCCGGGCGGCATGGTCGTCGAGGATCGCCTCGGCACCGAGGTCATCGAACGCCTCGAGGCCATGGGCCACAAGGTCACCCGCGCAGGCGACTGGGCCCTCGGGCGCCTGTCAAGCGTGGGCCGTAACCCCGAAACCGGCGAGCTTCAGGCCGCCGCTAACCCCCGAGGAGCGCAGGGCTATGCAGCAGGACGCTAA
- a CDS encoding VanZ family protein: MLATYLVEYPWVTPTVVLCFAIVSVLVGPWLLARKGLTRVLLALAVLAVAALVFTPTGYEMSMVCEVEWMLPLPKYVEPFANLAMFVPLAYFAALVSGRPVVTAIVASAGSALIETVQVLVPALGRSCSTGDWLSNTLGAILGAALGWAALAIARRRARARAQGESAIRH, encoded by the coding sequence TTGCTCGCCACATACCTCGTCGAATACCCGTGGGTCACCCCCACCGTCGTGCTGTGCTTCGCGATCGTGAGCGTGCTCGTCGGGCCGTGGCTGCTGGCGCGCAAGGGGCTCACGCGGGTGCTGCTCGCGCTCGCGGTTCTCGCCGTGGCGGCGCTCGTGTTCACGCCGACCGGGTACGAGATGAGCATGGTGTGCGAGGTTGAGTGGATGCTGCCCCTGCCCAAGTACGTCGAGCCCTTCGCGAACCTCGCCATGTTTGTTCCGCTGGCCTATTTCGCCGCGCTCGTGAGCGGCCGCCCCGTCGTGACCGCGATCGTTGCTTCGGCCGGGTCTGCGCTCATCGAGACCGTGCAGGTGCTCGTGCCCGCCCTTGGCCGCAGCTGCTCGACCGGTGATTGGCTCTCGAACACGCTCGGCGCGATTCTTGGAGCCGCCCTGGGCTGGGCCGCGCTCGCGATTGCCCGCCGCCGGGCACGGGCTCGTGCGCAGGGTGAGTCGGCGATCCGCCACTAA
- a CDS encoding DUF6119 family protein: MARPKATTQATTLYRLRHTDKLEQAVKEKYRNDSAITVEECKIGSQDAVLVHGSIGAGGTVKWASRVHQLTQVAVTAENMTAGGVLLLRLNDDSDAATWALSWGMGWLLLDQALVESSFGQKLAIRSADPDLLSSLTRTVLDERAKVDRSSIPAGAGLTGFGIGGFGELVTRVVGKAEIEGLTVGKAFRVRGADAISVPLGLSPAALLSDLNVLDNLLSQDPRPELEVLEQLVPVKRKSHLHNTLDTRLKAELQKGAGASKIAATWPHEHLDENLPPESFRVKRVGNSEPRPGLPTAELILELMKDREFDWLELIKIQLFSDAEGNEPISAEIPLRKWVAYEEEINGLRYFLYNGQWFAMDLDYAKLLDDRVQQIFAMQAGITMPAWAAPDNEEAYNKKTAKALGAVLMDRKLIQTTQNKRGFEASDLITEQDVYVHVKSATSSAPLSHLFSQGGNSAHSLQYDEEARNKLRERVKERKGDPDLIGMKPRKVIFAIRPRQQGGKLTADHLFSFSKVSLVRVFDELESRGIKVRVVSINYV, from the coding sequence TTGGCTCGACCAAAGGCGACGACGCAAGCTACGACGTTGTATCGTTTACGTCACACTGACAAGCTAGAGCAGGCGGTCAAGGAAAAGTACCGCAATGACTCAGCGATCACCGTGGAGGAATGCAAAATAGGTTCCCAGGATGCAGTCCTGGTCCACGGGTCAATCGGAGCCGGGGGGACGGTCAAGTGGGCGAGCCGCGTGCATCAGCTGACCCAAGTGGCAGTGACTGCTGAAAACATGACCGCCGGCGGTGTCTTGCTGTTGAGGTTAAACGATGACAGCGATGCAGCAACGTGGGCCCTCTCCTGGGGCATGGGATGGCTGCTTCTAGATCAGGCCTTGGTCGAGAGCTCTTTCGGCCAGAAACTGGCGATTAGGTCCGCAGACCCTGACCTTCTAAGCTCACTGACGCGGACGGTACTGGACGAACGTGCCAAAGTTGACAGGTCATCGATTCCTGCGGGTGCAGGACTGACCGGATTTGGGATCGGTGGGTTCGGCGAGCTCGTGACCCGTGTTGTAGGCAAAGCCGAAATCGAAGGCCTCACTGTCGGTAAAGCATTCCGCGTGCGTGGGGCAGACGCAATTTCGGTGCCGCTTGGGCTGAGCCCTGCGGCACTCCTATCTGATCTAAACGTACTTGATAACCTACTTTCTCAAGATCCACGGCCAGAGCTAGAAGTCTTGGAGCAACTAGTACCTGTCAAGAGGAAGAGCCACCTCCATAACACGCTGGATACCCGCCTTAAGGCAGAACTACAAAAAGGTGCGGGAGCGTCAAAAATTGCCGCCACATGGCCGCATGAGCACCTTGATGAAAATTTGCCACCCGAGTCCTTCCGCGTAAAACGCGTAGGAAACTCAGAGCCTCGCCCAGGTTTACCGACCGCAGAGCTGATTCTAGAGCTTATGAAAGATCGAGAGTTTGATTGGTTGGAGCTCATCAAGATCCAATTATTCTCGGACGCTGAAGGCAACGAGCCCATCAGTGCGGAAATACCCCTACGCAAGTGGGTGGCTTACGAGGAAGAAATAAACGGACTACGGTACTTCTTATACAACGGGCAATGGTTCGCGATGGATCTTGATTACGCGAAGCTGCTGGATGATCGTGTCCAGCAGATCTTTGCAATGCAGGCAGGTATCACCATGCCTGCTTGGGCCGCCCCAGATAACGAGGAAGCCTACAACAAGAAAACCGCAAAAGCTCTAGGTGCGGTTCTGATGGATAGAAAGCTTATTCAGACGACTCAAAACAAACGTGGCTTCGAGGCCAGTGACCTGATTACAGAACAGGATGTTTACGTACACGTGAAGTCGGCTACCTCGTCTGCGCCATTGAGCCACCTGTTCTCACAGGGGGGAAACTCCGCCCATTCACTACAATACGACGAAGAGGCTCGCAATAAATTGCGAGAGCGTGTCAAAGAACGTAAAGGTGATCCTGATCTCATAGGTATGAAGCCTCGAAAAGTCATCTTTGCAATCCGGCCAAGACAACAAGGCGGAAAGCTCACGGCGGACCACCTATTTAGTTTCAGCAAGGTTTCACTCGTACGCGTGTTTGATGAGCTAGAGAGCCGTGGAATTAAAGTGCGAGTGGTAAGTATCAACTATGTGTAG
- a CDS encoding ABC transporter substrate-binding protein: MGVAGFAVLAIAATGCVPIQHPPEASQRADVVQAPTDGITAKEGGDLVMALSSEPDRLDPTTSTSLYTRFVMSSMCEKLYDINEKGEIVGQLATDLPEVSGDGLRVTIPVREGAVFSDGTPFNADAVRETLERNLTHEASVRKTELGPIERVSAPDDTTVVIEYGTPFAPLTAALADRAGMIMSPTALAEEGEFAEHPSCVGPFKFVKRIPQTSIELERDPNYYAADEIHLDTISYRIMSDANIRAANLRSGDVHVADSISPQDADALLLENDLELLQSGSLGYQGLTINIGNANGSGQPVEQREGPLASDARVRQALDLSIDRPALVNSVFNNWYDPACSAVAPTTPYATDASTGCPTYDPEAAKALLEEAGIETPLRVDMLVANSPDALRYSQALQASVREGGFDLRINPVEYSTLLDMQKQGKFDLIQLGWSGRIDPHGNMANFLMTGGGNNDGGYSSPEMDDLLVRAAQLNDIDERAELYGKVVELVHEDVPLIYTYRQRNITGHSVDVTGVRTYSDGVVRLARAAFVAEKE, from the coding sequence ATGGGTGTGGCTGGTTTTGCCGTGCTCGCCATCGCTGCGACCGGGTGCGTGCCCATTCAGCACCCACCCGAGGCAAGCCAGCGGGCCGACGTCGTTCAGGCGCCCACCGACGGCATCACCGCGAAAGAGGGCGGCGACCTTGTCATGGCGCTCTCGTCAGAGCCCGACCGACTCGACCCGACGACGTCGACGTCGCTGTACACGCGCTTCGTCATGAGCTCGATGTGCGAGAAGCTCTACGACATCAACGAGAAGGGCGAGATCGTGGGCCAGCTCGCGACCGACCTTCCCGAGGTGAGCGGTGACGGGCTGCGCGTGACGATTCCGGTGCGCGAGGGCGCGGTGTTCTCTGACGGCACGCCCTTCAATGCCGATGCGGTGCGCGAAACCCTCGAACGCAACCTCACGCACGAGGCCTCGGTGCGCAAGACCGAGCTCGGGCCGATCGAGCGTGTGAGCGCCCCCGACGACACCACCGTCGTCATCGAGTACGGCACGCCCTTCGCCCCGCTCACGGCGGCACTGGCCGACCGCGCGGGCATGATCATGTCGCCCACGGCGCTTGCCGAAGAGGGCGAGTTCGCCGAGCACCCGAGCTGCGTTGGGCCCTTCAAGTTCGTGAAGCGCATTCCGCAGACCTCGATCGAGCTCGAGCGCGACCCGAACTACTATGCGGCCGACGAGATTCACCTCGACACGATCAGCTACCGCATCATGTCTGACGCGAACATTCGCGCGGCAAACCTGCGCTCGGGCGACGTGCACGTGGCCGACTCGATCTCACCGCAGGACGCCGACGCGCTGCTGCTCGAGAACGATCTTGAGCTACTGCAGTCGGGCTCGCTCGGCTACCAGGGCCTCACGATCAACATCGGCAACGCCAACGGCTCGGGCCAGCCCGTCGAGCAGCGCGAGGGCCCACTCGCCTCTGACGCGCGCGTGAGGCAGGCGCTCGACCTGTCGATCGACCGGCCGGCGCTCGTGAACTCGGTGTTCAACAACTGGTACGACCCCGCGTGCAGCGCGGTCGCTCCCACGACCCCGTACGCGACCGACGCGTCGACCGGGTGCCCGACCTACGACCCTGAAGCGGCGAAGGCGCTGCTCGAAGAGGCCGGCATCGAGACCCCGCTGCGCGTCGACATGCTCGTCGCCAACTCGCCCGACGCGCTGCGCTACTCGCAGGCACTCCAGGCGAGCGTGCGCGAGGGCGGCTTCGACCTGCGCATTAACCCGGTCGAGTACTCGACGCTGCTCGACATGCAAAAGCAGGGCAAGTTCGACCTCATCCAGTTGGGCTGGTCGGGCCGCATCGATCCGCACGGCAACATGGCCAACTTCTTGATGACGGGCGGCGGCAACAACGACGGTGGCTATTCGAGCCCCGAGATGGACGATCTGCTCGTGCGCGCAGCACAGCTGAACGACATCGACGAGCGCGCCGAGCTCTACGGCAAGGTCGTCGAGCTCGTGCACGAAGACGTTCCGCTCATTTACACGTACCGCCAGCGAAACATCACCGGCCACTCGGTCGATGTGACCGGTGTTCGAACCTACAGTGACGGTGTCGTGCGGCTCGCCCGCGCCGCCTTCGTGGCCGAGAAGGAGTAG
- a CDS encoding Atu2307/SP_0267 family LLM class monooxygenase — translation MTNIEFGLDTFGGVTIDAQGKPVAHPRVIRDLVSDAVTADELGLDFFAVGEHHRPDYAVSSPEMVLAAIAGQTERIRLGSAVTVLSSDDPVRVYERFATLDAVSKGRAEIVAGRGSFIESFPLFGYDLQDYEVLFEEKLELLAALLKEEPVTWSGTTRAGLTEQRVFPTTEGGIKTWVGVGGSPESVVRTARHGFGLFLAIIGGPAARFAPYIDLFERSQDELGTPRKPVAVHSPGLIAETDEAAREIVRPGWIKMRQQMGRERGWPPPQVGDFEREIEQGALYVGSPETVAKKIAETLKTLRVDRFDLKYDQPVPHEAQQRTVELYGEKVVPMVKDMLAS, via the coding sequence ATGACCAACATCGAATTCGGCCTAGACACGTTCGGCGGCGTCACGATCGACGCGCAAGGGAAGCCGGTTGCGCACCCACGGGTGATCCGCGATCTGGTGAGTGATGCGGTGACTGCCGACGAGCTCGGCCTTGACTTCTTTGCGGTAGGCGAGCATCACCGGCCCGACTACGCGGTGTCGAGCCCCGAGATGGTGCTCGCCGCGATCGCGGGGCAGACCGAGCGCATCAGGCTCGGGTCAGCGGTCACGGTACTGAGTTCTGACGATCCAGTGCGCGTGTACGAGCGGTTTGCGACGCTCGACGCCGTGTCGAAGGGGCGGGCCGAGATTGTGGCGGGGCGCGGGTCGTTCATCGAGTCGTTTCCCCTGTTTGGCTACGACCTGCAAGACTACGAGGTGCTCTTCGAAGAGAAGCTCGAGCTACTCGCGGCGCTCTTAAAAGAGGAGCCAGTCACGTGGTCGGGCACCACACGTGCGGGGCTCACCGAGCAGCGCGTGTTCCCGACGACCGAGGGCGGCATCAAGACGTGGGTGGGCGTTGGCGGCAGCCCCGAGTCGGTCGTGCGCACCGCGCGGCACGGGTTCGGCCTGTTTCTCGCGATCATCGGTGGGCCCGCGGCACGCTTCGCCCCCTACATCGACCTCTTTGAGCGCTCGCAAGACGAGCTCGGCACGCCGCGCAAGCCCGTCGCGGTGCACTCGCCGGGCCTCATTGCCGAGACCGACGAGGCCGCGCGCGAGATCGTGCGCCCCGGGTGGATCAAGATGCGCCAGCAAATGGGTCGCGAACGCGGCTGGCCCCCGCCACAGGTTGGCGATTTCGAACGAGAGATCGAGCAAGGTGCGCTGTACGTGGGGTCGCCAGAGACCGTCGCGAAGAAGATCGCTGAAACACTGAAGACGCTGCGCGTTGACCGGTTCGATCTGAAGTATGACCAGCCGGTTCCGCACGAGGCACAGCAGCGCACCGTCGAACTGTACGGCGAGAAAGTTGTGCCGATGGTGAAGGATATGCTGGCAAGTTAA